The following are encoded in a window of Lacinutrix sp. WUR7 genomic DNA:
- a CDS encoding acetyl-CoA carboxylase carboxyltransferase subunit alpha, whose protein sequence is MEYLEFELPIKELEDQLQKCQIIGTESDVDVTETCKQIEKKLLETKKDIYKNLTPWQRVQMSRHPNRPYTLDYIKALCGDSFLELHGDRTFKDDKAMIGGLGKIGDQSFMFIGQQKGYNTKTRQYRNFGMANPEGYRKALRLMKSAEKFGIPVVTLLDTPGAYPGLEAEERGQGEAIARNILEMTRLKVPIITIVIGEGASGGALGIGVGNKVLMLENTWYSVISPESCSSILWRSWEYKEQAADALKLTATDMKKLGIVDEIIKEPLGGAHQDREKTFASVSTAILKSFEEFKNLSPKELVNQRMEKYTNIGVYKG, encoded by the coding sequence ATGGAATATTTAGAATTTGAACTACCTATAAAAGAACTAGAAGATCAATTGCAAAAATGCCAAATCATTGGTACTGAAAGTGATGTAGATGTTACGGAAACTTGTAAGCAAATTGAAAAAAAACTTTTAGAGACCAAAAAGGATATATATAAAAATCTGACACCATGGCAACGTGTACAAATGTCACGTCATCCAAATAGACCGTATACTTTAGATTATATTAAAGCACTTTGTGGAGACTCTTTTTTAGAGCTTCATGGTGACAGAACCTTTAAAGATGATAAAGCAATGATTGGTGGTCTAGGTAAAATTGGAGACCAAAGTTTTATGTTTATCGGACAACAAAAAGGATACAATACAAAAACTAGACAATATAGAAACTTTGGGATGGCAAATCCAGAAGGGTACAGAAAAGCGTTACGCTTAATGAAATCTGCCGAAAAATTTGGTATTCCTGTAGTTACGTTATTAGATACTCCTGGAGCTTATCCTGGTTTAGAAGCAGAAGAACGCGGACAAGGAGAAGCTATTGCTAGAAATATACTTGAAATGACAAGGCTAAAAGTGCCAATTATTACCATTGTTATTGGTGAAGGTGCTTCTGGTGGTGCATTAGGTATTGGTGTTGGAAATAAAGTATTAATGCTAGAAAATACTTGGTATTCTGTAATATCACCAGAATCTTGTTCTTCTATCTTATGGAGAAGTTGGGAGTATAAAGAACAGGCTGCAGATGCATTAAAACTTACTGCTACAGATATGAAAAAACTTGGTATTGTAGATGAGATCATCAAAGAGCCACTTGGTGGAGCGCATCAAGATAGAGAGAAAACATTTGCTTCTGTAAGTACGGCTATTCTTAAAAGTTTTGAGGAGTTTAAAAACTTATCACCAAAAGAATTAGTAAATCAACGTATGGAAAAATATACAAACATAGGAGTTTATAAAGGCTAG
- a CDS encoding DMT family transporter: MLNDKLKNYLHLHVLVFIAGFTAILGELITISSVPLVWFRMAMASILVGVYVAVSKTKIKISLNDIVKLSIAGVIIALHWITFFGAIDASNVSITLAMFSTGAFFASLIEPLIYKRSVIWYEILFGVIVIIGVIIITQSEMKYINGIILGITSAFLSSLFAVLNGKFLEKHSATTISFYEFISGVAFITIFLLVFYDGFSLSFFQLPTSDYIYLFILASICTAYAFIASVYVMRYISPYTVVLTYNLEPIYGIILAILLFPEKEKMTTNFYYGASLILGVVLLNGILKNRKALKAKKIKE, from the coding sequence ATGCTAAACGATAAGCTAAAAAATTACCTGCACTTACATGTACTGGTCTTTATTGCTGGGTTTACCGCAATACTAGGTGAGCTAATTACCATTAGTTCGGTGCCATTAGTTTGGTTTAGAATGGCAATGGCAAGCATATTAGTAGGTGTTTACGTCGCTGTTTCTAAAACGAAAATAAAAATTTCTTTAAACGATATAGTAAAGCTGTCTATTGCAGGTGTAATTATAGCTTTACATTGGATTACCTTCTTTGGAGCCATAGACGCTTCCAACGTTTCTATAACTTTAGCGATGTTTTCTACTGGAGCTTTTTTTGCTTCATTAATAGAACCTTTAATTTACAAACGAAGCGTTATTTGGTACGAAATACTCTTTGGTGTCATTGTAATTATAGGAGTGATTATTATCACGCAAAGCGAAATGAAATACATTAACGGAATCATTTTAGGTATCACATCTGCTTTCCTATCCTCATTATTCGCCGTACTTAACGGAAAATTTTTAGAAAAACACAGTGCAACTACCATTTCGTTTTACGAATTTATAAGCGGAGTAGCCTTTATAACCATATTTCTTTTAGTTTTTTATGATGGTTTTTCCCTTTCCTTTTTTCAATTACCTACATCCGATTATATATACTTATTCATTCTAGCATCTATTTGTACGGCCTATGCATTTATAGCTTCCGTATATGTAATGCGATACATAAGTCCATATACGGTTGTACTTACCTATAATTTAGAACCTATTTATGGTATTATTTTAGCAATCTTACTTTTTCCTGAAAAAGAAAAAATGACCACAAATTTTTATTATGGAGCATCTTTAATTCTTGGAGTAGTGCTACTTAACGGCATTTTGAAAAATAGGAAAGCTTTAAAAGCAAAGAAGATAAAAGAGTAA
- a CDS encoding LptF/LptG family permease, protein MKILDWYILKRYLSTFFMMLLLFIPIGITVHLAEKIGKILENDVPIGEVLLYFVDFTIYFAHLLFPLFLFLSVIFFTSKLANNTEIVAFLSSGVSFTRFLRPYLIGASIVAVFALILGLYLAPEASKGFNDFDFKYFKKGKSAAKTQNVFRQINDNDYIYVSSFNIKEKLGQNFTLEHFENDKMISKIEAQSIRYIEKDSTYRLIRYVKRTIGEHDDIIVKEKRKDTLFSFDLEDLTPVEYIAETLTYGDLTKFIAKEEQRGSSNIGRYKLVKYRKWSLPVSVFILTIIAVAVSSIKRRGGMGVNLAFGICIAMIFVFFDKIFGVMAAQSDFSPILAVWFPNIIFGVLATYLLYHAKR, encoded by the coding sequence ATGAAAATACTTGATTGGTACATATTAAAACGCTATTTGTCTACATTTTTCATGATGTTGCTACTCTTTATTCCTATTGGAATAACAGTACACCTTGCCGAAAAAATTGGTAAAATTCTTGAAAATGATGTGCCTATTGGTGAAGTCCTACTTTACTTTGTAGATTTTACCATTTACTTTGCACATTTACTTTTCCCGTTATTTTTGTTTTTATCGGTTATCTTTTTCACCTCCAAACTTGCAAATAATACAGAGATTGTAGCCTTTTTAAGTTCCGGAGTTTCCTTTACCAGATTTTTAAGACCTTATTTAATTGGTGCTTCTATTGTTGCTGTATTTGCCTTGATATTAGGGTTGTACTTAGCGCCAGAAGCAAGTAAAGGGTTTAATGATTTCGATTTTAAATACTTTAAAAAAGGAAAGAGCGCAGCAAAAACACAAAATGTTTTTCGGCAAATTAATGATAACGATTATATATATGTAAGTAGTTTTAATATTAAAGAAAAACTAGGACAAAACTTCACTTTAGAGCATTTTGAAAACGATAAAATGATCTCTAAAATAGAAGCGCAAAGTATACGCTATATTGAAAAGGATTCTACGTATAGATTGATTAGATATGTAAAGAGAACTATTGGAGAACACGATGATATTATAGTAAAAGAAAAAAGAAAAGATACTTTGTTTTCTTTCGATTTAGAAGATTTAACTCCTGTCGAGTATATTGCAGAAACACTTACCTATGGAGACTTAACAAAGTTTATTGCTAAAGAAGAACAAAGAGGATCCTCTAATATTGGACGTTATAAATTAGTAAAGTATAGAAAATGGAGTTTGCCAGTTTCGGTATTTATATTAACCATTATAGCAGTTGCAGTATCTTCTATAAAACGTCGTGGAGGAATGGGAGTAAACCTTGCTTTCGGTATTTGTATTGCAATGATATTTGTGTTTTTCGATAAAATCTTTGGTGTTATGGCAGCGCAATCCGACTTTTCGCCAATACTAGCAGTATGGTTTCCTAATATAATCTTTGGTGTTCTAGCTACATACTTATTATACCATGCTAAACGATAA
- the tgt gene encoding tRNA guanosine(34) transglycosylase Tgt, giving the protein MKFELKGKDAQSSARAGVMTTDHGVIETPIFMPVGTVGSVKGVHQRELKNDINPDIILGNTYHLFLRPKTTILEKAGGLHKFMNWDRNILTDSGGYQVYSLSANRKIKEEGVKFKSHVDGSMHMFTPENVMEIQRSIGADIIMAFDECTPYPCDYNYAKRSMHMTHRWLNRCINHLEKTPLKYDYNQTFFPIVQGSTYKDLRRQSAEYIANAGAEGNAIGGLSVGEPADEMYAMTEVVTEILPEDKPRYLMGVGTPINILENIALGIDMFDCVMPTRNARNGMLFTAHGTMNMKNAKWKDDFSPIDEMGITFVDTEYSKAYLKHLFSVNELLGKQIATIHNLGFYMWLVREARKHILAGDFRTWKDMMVKQMDKRL; this is encoded by the coding sequence ATGAAATTTGAATTAAAAGGAAAAGATGCACAAAGTAGTGCAAGAGCAGGAGTAATGACGACAGATCATGGTGTAATAGAAACTCCAATATTCATGCCTGTTGGTACTGTAGGGTCTGTAAAAGGTGTGCATCAACGTGAGTTAAAAAACGATATTAATCCAGATATTATTTTAGGGAATACCTATCATTTGTTTTTAAGACCAAAAACAACCATTTTAGAAAAAGCTGGAGGACTGCATAAGTTCATGAATTGGGATAGAAATATCTTAACAGACTCTGGTGGGTATCAAGTATATTCACTTTCAGCAAATAGAAAAATTAAAGAAGAAGGTGTTAAGTTTAAATCGCATGTAGATGGATCTATGCACATGTTTACTCCCGAAAATGTAATGGAAATTCAGCGTAGTATTGGTGCAGATATCATCATGGCTTTTGATGAATGTACGCCATACCCTTGTGATTATAACTACGCGAAGCGTTCTATGCACATGACACATCGTTGGTTGAATAGATGTATAAATCATTTAGAGAAAACACCTTTAAAATACGATTATAACCAAACATTTTTCCCAATAGTACAAGGTAGTACGTATAAAGATTTACGTCGCCAATCTGCAGAGTATATTGCAAATGCAGGAGCAGAAGGAAATGCCATTGGTGGACTTTCTGTAGGAGAACCAGCTGATGAAATGTATGCCATGACAGAAGTGGTTACAGAAATCCTTCCAGAAGACAAACCTCGTTACTTAATGGGCGTGGGGACTCCAATTAATATTTTAGAAAACATTGCCTTAGGTATTGATATGTTTGATTGTGTGATGCCAACACGTAACGCAAGAAACGGGATGTTATTTACAGCACATGGAACGATGAATATGAAAAATGCCAAATGGAAAGATGATTTTTCTCCAATTGACGAAATGGGAATTACCTTTGTAGATACAGAATACAGTAAAGCGTATCTGAAACATTTATTTTCCGTAAATGAATTGTTAGGAAAACAAATTGCAACCATTCATAACCTTGGTTTTTATATGTGGTTGGTTCGTGAAGCTAGAAAACATATATTAGCAGGAGATTTTAGAACATGGAAAGATATGATGGTAAAACAAATGGATAAACGTCTATAA
- a CDS encoding outer membrane beta-barrel protein, protein MKNVLITGLLLFAFIFNSSAQQGSGFGIKAGVNYNANGKYLESTETTYENPERNVGFHVGVFGKIDGKIFFKPELVYTKTKSDYDSDAFIMQKLDAPLLVGVKFLKFFNAFAGPSLQYILDTEFDGVTISEVENDFTVGLNFGFGVSFNSIGIDLRYERGFSENEATFISNNLLEGEGVDKIDTRPDQLILSFSILL, encoded by the coding sequence ATGAAAAATGTCTTAATTACAGGTCTTTTGCTTTTTGCCTTTATCTTTAATTCAAGCGCACAACAAGGATCTGGATTTGGTATTAAAGCAGGTGTAAATTATAATGCTAATGGAAAGTATCTTGAATCTACTGAAACTACTTATGAAAACCCAGAAAGAAATGTTGGTTTTCATGTTGGTGTATTTGGAAAAATAGATGGAAAAATATTTTTCAAACCAGAATTGGTATATACCAAAACAAAAAGTGATTATGATAGTGACGCATTTATTATGCAAAAACTTGATGCTCCATTATTAGTTGGTGTTAAGTTTTTAAAGTTCTTTAATGCTTTTGCCGGACCTTCTTTGCAATATATTTTAGATACTGAATTTGATGGAGTTACTATTAGTGAAGTAGAAAATGATTTTACAGTAGGCTTAAATTTTGGTTTTGGAGTAAGCTTTAATTCCATTGGAATTGATTTAAGATACGAAAGAGGTTTTAGTGAAAACGAAGCTACTTTTATTAGTAATAATCTTTTAGAAGGAGAAGGTGTTGATAAAATTGACACTAGACCAGATCAACTGATACTAAGTTTTTCTATTTTATTATAA